Proteins encoded by one window of Chondromyces crocatus:
- a CDS encoding LLM class flavin-dependent oxidoreductase gives MKLSIVDISPVPPGATQADALAHTIALARHAERLGYERYWLAEHHGTASIASHAPEVLIPAVAAATRSIRVGSGAVLLNHYSPYKVAEQFRTLHALFPGRIDMGIGRAFAGRIPEVALQRHRAQRRPVDDYGEQLVELIAWVGQEMPPNHPFAEAPILPDVPGAPEMWLLGSSPSSPHVAAQLGLPYAFAGFISPDGALAALRTYREEFEPTAAEKVGVKAPRAILAMHVVCADTQAEAEHLAMTVRCMYARLSRGDLGSRLATPEEAIAELGGLRHATDEPWPRFVIGDPERVRTALERMARETHAEEIVIQDIILDPAARARSYELLARAFDLTPRAA, from the coding sequence ATGAAGCTCTCGATCGTCGACATCTCCCCCGTCCCTCCCGGCGCAACGCAGGCCGACGCCCTCGCCCACACCATCGCGCTCGCGCGCCATGCCGAGCGCCTCGGCTACGAGCGCTACTGGCTCGCCGAGCACCACGGCACCGCTTCCATCGCCTCGCACGCGCCCGAGGTCCTCATCCCCGCCGTGGCCGCGGCCACCAGGAGCATCCGCGTCGGCTCGGGCGCCGTCCTGCTCAACCACTACAGCCCTTACAAGGTCGCCGAGCAGTTCCGCACCTTGCACGCCCTCTTCCCGGGCCGCATCGACATGGGCATCGGCCGCGCCTTCGCCGGCCGCATCCCCGAGGTCGCCTTGCAGCGCCACCGCGCCCAGCGCCGTCCCGTCGACGACTACGGCGAGCAGCTCGTCGAGCTGATCGCCTGGGTCGGCCAGGAGATGCCCCCGAACCACCCCTTCGCCGAGGCGCCCATCCTCCCCGACGTGCCTGGCGCCCCCGAGATGTGGCTCCTCGGCTCCAGCCCCTCCAGCCCGCACGTCGCCGCCCAGCTCGGCCTCCCGTACGCCTTCGCCGGCTTCATCTCGCCCGACGGCGCGCTCGCGGCCCTCCGCACCTACCGCGAGGAGTTCGAGCCGACCGCGGCCGAGAAGGTCGGCGTGAAGGCCCCGCGCGCCATCCTCGCCATGCACGTCGTCTGCGCCGACACGCAGGCCGAAGCCGAGCACCTCGCCATGACCGTGCGTTGCATGTACGCCCGCCTCAGCCGAGGCGACCTCGGCAGCCGCCTCGCCACGCCCGAAGAGGCCATCGCCGAGCTGGGAGGCCTCCGCCACGCGACCGACGAGCCCTGGCCACGCTTCGTCATCGGTGACCCCGAGCGCGTGCGCACCGCGCTGGAGCGCATGGCGCGCGAGACGCATGCCGAGGAGATCGTCATCCAGGACATCATCCTCGACCCGGCCGCCCGCGCCCGCTCGTACGAGCTGCTCGCGCGTGCGTTCGACCTCACCCCCCGCGCGGCATGA
- a CDS encoding NAD(P)/FAD-dependent oxidoreductase produces the protein MSRAIQQILEIDPAQSVWTADGRPDEPSPPLRDDIKADVAIIGGGFTGISTAYHLSRRFPDLRIVVLEARRLANGASGRNGGMMLNWINGVGTDDPALTRLVYDTTRSGIEDIVALIQQHDLSVRHSRDGCLEVYTDARRAEAAHARVERLNAMGIPVAYLDRATLASRLGMETAAGAVYDASEGHLHGVDFLRALKPVLLSRGVAIYEQTPVCLVTEGSTITLTTPHGTVRAAAIVLGTNAYTPALGYFRTGLFAMHSHVLATAPLTPEQRAAIPWGKVTGFTDDMDRISYGCINHEGAIVFGGGGNDAYAYRYGGSPNFTGSTERAARTMQRLLHKYFPALDGVPIAQRWSGPLGITMSRVCSIGVTGEHRNVYYGVGYSGHGITLANLAGRVITDIYAGEGERWEGLPFYNKRLTGVPPEPFRWVGYQAYTRLTGRSPRRTD, from the coding sequence GTGAGCCGCGCCATCCAGCAGATCCTGGAGATCGATCCGGCGCAGAGCGTGTGGACGGCCGACGGCCGACCTGATGAACCCTCACCACCGCTGCGCGACGACATCAAAGCAGACGTCGCCATCATCGGCGGCGGCTTCACCGGCATCTCCACGGCCTACCACCTGAGCCGTCGCTTCCCTGACCTGCGCATCGTCGTTCTCGAAGCGCGACGGCTCGCCAACGGGGCCAGCGGCCGCAACGGCGGCATGATGCTCAACTGGATCAACGGCGTCGGCACCGACGATCCCGCGCTCACCCGCCTGGTCTACGACACCACCCGGAGCGGCATCGAGGACATCGTCGCCCTCATCCAGCAGCACGATCTCTCCGTCCGCCACAGCCGCGACGGCTGCCTCGAGGTCTACACCGACGCCCGCCGCGCCGAAGCCGCGCACGCCCGGGTCGAGCGCCTCAACGCCATGGGCATCCCCGTCGCCTACCTCGACCGCGCGACGCTCGCTTCACGCCTCGGCATGGAGACCGCTGCCGGCGCCGTCTACGACGCCTCGGAAGGCCACCTCCACGGCGTCGACTTCCTCCGCGCGCTCAAGCCCGTCCTCCTCTCCCGGGGCGTCGCCATCTACGAACAGACCCCGGTCTGCCTCGTCACCGAGGGCTCCACCATCACCCTCACCACCCCGCACGGCACCGTCCGCGCCGCTGCCATCGTCCTCGGCACCAATGCCTACACCCCGGCGCTCGGCTACTTCCGCACCGGCCTCTTCGCCATGCACTCCCACGTCCTCGCCACCGCGCCCCTCACCCCCGAGCAGCGCGCCGCGATCCCCTGGGGCAAGGTCACCGGCTTCACCGACGACATGGATCGCATCTCCTACGGATGCATCAACCACGAAGGCGCCATCGTCTTCGGCGGTGGTGGCAACGACGCCTACGCCTACCGATACGGCGGCAGCCCCAACTTCACCGGCTCCACCGAGCGCGCCGCGCGCACCATGCAGCGCCTCCTCCACAAGTATTTCCCTGCCCTCGACGGCGTCCCCATCGCCCAGCGCTGGAGCGGCCCCCTCGGCATCACCATGAGCCGCGTCTGCAGCATCGGCGTCACCGGCGAGCACCGCAACGTGTACTACGGCGTCGGCTACAGCGGCCACGGCATCACCCTCGCGAACCTCGCCGGCCGCGTCATCACGGATATTTACGCTGGTGAAGGCGAACGCTGGGAAGGCCTGCCCTTCTACAACAAGCGCCTCACCGGCGTTCCCCCCGAACCTTTCCGCTGGGTCGGCTACCAGGCGTACACCCGCCTCACCGGCCGATCGCCCCGCCGCACCGACTGA
- a CDS encoding DoxX family membrane protein — MKIATIIARVLLGLMFLVFGLNFFFNFLPMPPPPEVETPATQFGAALYGSGYMHAVKVFEILGGIALLSGFFVPLGLVFLGPIIVNIAFFHIFLDKSGFEMTFAIVALELFLLYAYRTSFAPLFQAKPPSDPQAASKPTPAA; from the coding sequence ATGAAAATCGCCACCATCATCGCCCGCGTCTTGCTCGGGCTCATGTTCCTGGTCTTCGGCCTCAACTTCTTCTTCAACTTCCTCCCCATGCCGCCGCCCCCCGAGGTCGAGACCCCGGCCACCCAGTTCGGCGCGGCCCTCTACGGCAGCGGGTACATGCACGCCGTGAAGGTCTTCGAGATCCTCGGCGGCATCGCCCTCCTCTCGGGCTTCTTCGTCCCCCTCGGCCTCGTCTTCCTCGGTCCGATCATCGTCAACATCGCCTTCTTCCACATCTTCCTCGACAAGAGCGGCTTCGAGATGACCTTCGCCATCGTCGCCCTCGAGCTGTTCCTGCTCTACGCCTACCGCACGAGCTTCGCCCCGCTCTTCCAGGCCAAGCCCCCGAGCGATCCGCAGGCTGCGTCGAAGCCGACCCCCGCCGCGTGA
- a CDS encoding HAD family hydrolase translates to MDAGIARGTTDEVLGRLERAFAGWSEDDGPRVVATDADQTLWDGDVGFDLFEALLDARGTRAEARAALAVEAEACGLSVKPGDDAHALAARLYEVFEAGGYEESRAFAMMAWAFAGWSEDEVRGFADRTFARLRLEERVRPGLLAVVRWAQAHRVRVLVVSASPQLAVERAVVAFDIPPADVMAMCPKVEAGIVQPSMAAPPTYGRGKVLAVERALGARAGGATKLLAAFGDSVYDADMMRLSVVPVAVTPAPKLLAVCGSIPGVVVLDQPVAPVGQR, encoded by the coding sequence ATGGATGCAGGGATTGCGCGAGGGACGACGGACGAGGTTCTCGGTCGGCTGGAGCGGGCGTTCGCGGGGTGGTCGGAGGACGACGGGCCGCGGGTGGTGGCGACCGATGCCGATCAGACGCTGTGGGACGGGGACGTGGGCTTCGATCTCTTCGAGGCGCTGCTCGATGCGCGAGGGACGCGCGCGGAGGCGCGGGCGGCGCTCGCGGTGGAGGCGGAGGCGTGCGGGCTGTCCGTCAAACCTGGGGACGACGCGCACGCGCTGGCGGCGCGGCTGTACGAGGTGTTCGAGGCAGGCGGCTACGAGGAGTCGCGGGCGTTCGCGATGATGGCGTGGGCCTTCGCGGGCTGGTCGGAGGACGAGGTGCGGGGATTCGCGGATCGCACGTTCGCGCGGCTGCGGCTGGAAGAGCGCGTCCGGCCCGGGCTGCTCGCGGTGGTGCGCTGGGCGCAGGCGCACCGGGTGCGGGTGCTGGTGGTGTCGGCGTCGCCGCAGCTCGCGGTGGAGCGCGCGGTGGTGGCGTTCGACATTCCTCCTGCGGACGTGATGGCGATGTGTCCGAAGGTCGAGGCGGGGATCGTTCAGCCGTCGATGGCCGCGCCGCCGACGTACGGGCGCGGCAAGGTGCTGGCCGTGGAGCGGGCGCTCGGCGCTCGGGCTGGAGGGGCGACGAAGCTGCTCGCCGCCTTCGGCGATAGCGTCTACGACGCCGACATGATGCGTCTTTCCGTGGTGCCGGTGGCCGTGACCCCGGCGCCGAAGCTCCTCGCCGTGTGCGGCTCGATCCCGGGGGTCGTGGTGCTGGACCAGCCCGTGGCGCCCGTCGGTCAGAGGTAA
- a CDS encoding phosphatase PAP2 family protein, translated as MYERLTSDITKAPGDHGPKSGGHPELPGTSELPGASALKGILTLFTIQDAVLTGYLFAITALVARSEPSEIQAQCLRRTMASVLVLVLGCIFARGATSVSPAIRRTVYRMVMPGIVLMNYLTLRDVLPIVRTDSLDLQLLQLDLMLFGVEPALWMERFNQRPIVEWFAFFYFSYFFICGFYMLLAVWLRRPSRHTTEFAIGTGIVYCVGQLGYMAVPGYGPIGALQHMYQGPVDGGFFWKCVIDTVQAGGAMKDIFPSLHTASPLWFALWAFNSARYDKRFLPLAVVTAFFSGNIIISTMLLRWHYAIDVVAGVVLAVSALFLSIRLSRWEEEFRGKMGETAAWIFK; from the coding sequence ATGTACGAGAGACTCACGAGCGACATCACCAAGGCCCCCGGGGATCACGGTCCAAAGAGCGGTGGGCATCCGGAGCTGCCGGGCACGTCGGAGCTGCCGGGGGCGTCGGCCCTGAAGGGGATCCTGACGCTGTTCACCATCCAGGACGCGGTCCTGACAGGGTACCTGTTCGCGATCACGGCGCTGGTCGCGCGGTCGGAGCCGAGCGAGATCCAGGCGCAATGTCTGCGGCGCACGATGGCCAGCGTGCTGGTGCTGGTGCTGGGCTGCATCTTCGCGCGCGGCGCGACGAGCGTGTCGCCGGCCATCCGGAGGACGGTGTACCGGATGGTGATGCCGGGCATCGTGCTGATGAACTACCTGACGCTGCGGGACGTGCTGCCGATCGTGAGGACAGACAGTCTCGATTTGCAGCTCTTGCAGCTCGATCTGATGCTGTTCGGGGTGGAGCCGGCGCTCTGGATGGAGCGGTTCAATCAGCGGCCCATCGTGGAGTGGTTCGCGTTCTTCTACTTCAGCTACTTCTTCATCTGTGGCTTCTACATGCTGCTGGCGGTGTGGCTGCGTCGCCCGAGCCGGCACACGACGGAGTTCGCGATCGGGACGGGGATCGTCTACTGCGTGGGGCAGCTCGGGTACATGGCGGTGCCCGGGTACGGGCCGATCGGCGCACTGCAGCACATGTACCAGGGGCCCGTGGATGGGGGGTTCTTCTGGAAGTGTGTGATCGACACGGTGCAGGCGGGTGGCGCGATGAAGGACATCTTTCCTTCGCTGCACACGGCGTCGCCGCTGTGGTTCGCGCTGTGGGCGTTCAACAGCGCGCGGTACGACAAGCGGTTCTTGCCGCTCGCGGTGGTGACGGCGTTCTTCTCGGGCAACATCATCATCTCGACGATGCTGCTGCGCTGGCACTACGCGATCGACGTGGTGGCCGGGGTGGTGCTGGCGGTGAGTGCGCTGTTCCTGTCGATCCGGCTGTCGCGGTGGGAGGAAGAGTTCCGCGGGAAGATGGGCGAGACGGCGGCGTGGATCTTCAAGTGA
- a CDS encoding 3-oxoacyl-ACP synthase III family protein: MLHIHGIGHFHPENEIDNAFLEALDIGTNDAWIVERVGIRRRRTVLPLDYIRETRNLDLRAAQEAALYSNAETGRRAAQMAIERAGIEPSQIGMVIAGGCSPDTCIPAEASRVAHALGLEVPAFDLHTACSTFGTQLHFVSQLGPAAPEFVLVVSPENATRIVDYTDRNTAVLFGDGSSAAVVSTRVPSRVRVTRTQFGASPSGCDDVRIPRMGYFSQNGPAVHKFAIKRMASLLEEIQQEVPADQASRLIYVGHQANLPMLESVCRRRGIPPERHYANIVEYGNQCAAGAPIVLSQRWDDLRAGDLVAVVVVGSGLAWSSLLLEVS; encoded by the coding sequence ATGCTCCACATCCACGGAATCGGTCATTTCCATCCCGAGAACGAGATCGACAACGCCTTCCTGGAGGCGCTGGACATCGGCACCAACGACGCGTGGATCGTCGAGCGCGTCGGCATCCGCCGGCGCCGGACCGTGCTGCCCCTCGATTACATCCGCGAGACGCGGAACCTCGACCTGCGCGCCGCACAGGAAGCCGCCCTTTACAGCAATGCCGAGACGGGGCGCCGCGCCGCACAGATGGCCATCGAACGCGCCGGCATCGAGCCCTCCCAGATCGGGATGGTGATCGCGGGCGGCTGCTCCCCCGACACCTGCATCCCCGCCGAAGCGTCGCGCGTCGCCCACGCACTGGGCCTCGAAGTGCCGGCGTTCGACCTGCATACCGCGTGCAGCACCTTCGGCACACAGCTCCATTTCGTGAGCCAGCTCGGCCCCGCCGCGCCAGAGTTCGTGCTGGTGGTCTCCCCGGAGAACGCGACGCGCATCGTCGACTACACCGACCGCAACACCGCCGTCCTGTTCGGCGATGGGAGCAGTGCCGCCGTGGTGTCGACCCGGGTCCCCTCGCGGGTGCGCGTCACGCGGACCCAGTTCGGCGCGAGCCCGAGCGGCTGTGACGACGTGCGCATCCCCCGCATGGGCTATTTCTCGCAGAATGGTCCAGCGGTGCACAAGTTCGCCATCAAGCGGATGGCGTCACTCCTCGAAGAGATTCAGCAAGAGGTCCCTGCCGACCAGGCCTCACGGCTGATCTACGTCGGTCATCAAGCGAACCTGCCGATGCTGGAGAGCGTCTGCCGGCGCCGCGGCATCCCGCCGGAGCGGCATTACGCGAACATCGTCGAATACGGCAATCAGTGCGCAGCGGGCGCGCCCATCGTGCTGTCGCAGCGCTGGGACGACCTGCGCGCCGGCGACCTCGTGGCCGTCGTCGTCGTCGGCTCGGGGCTCGCCTGGTCGTCGCTGCTGCTCGAGGTGAGCTGA
- the thrC gene encoding threonine synthase: protein MPYNAAFRCFAGCPGRYPLTQPLYRCPTCNGLLDVVHDLDALRTRSADTWKRLFEERFRRGPWPLGSGVWGKREWVAPGLPDDAIVSTDEGGTSLLRADRHGRALGLDELWIKQCGTSHTGSFKDLGMTVLVSVVNQAIRQGLRVRAVACASTGDTSAALAAYGAAAGLPVAVLLPRGKVSTAQLVQPIAAGALVLALDTDFDGCMTIVQRLAEDGVVYLANSMNPLRIEGQKTVAIEIAQQLGWSVPDWVVLPSGNLGNAYALYAGFRMLKDLGLTARMPRLAVAQAERADPLYRAWTAGQRDVAPVVAGETVATAIRIGNPVSAPRAIKALDEMDGVVEAATEAEICDAAARADRTGLYTCPHTAVALAALEKLERRGIVRRGDRVVVVSTASALKFTEFKVKYHERALPDVESTWANPPVHVAPDYHRVLDTLERHAAAMT from the coding sequence ATGCCCTACAACGCCGCGTTTCGCTGCTTCGCCGGCTGCCCGGGCCGCTACCCCCTCACGCAGCCCCTCTACCGCTGCCCGACCTGCAACGGCCTCCTCGACGTCGTCCACGACCTCGACGCCCTCCGCACCCGCAGCGCCGACACCTGGAAGCGCCTCTTCGAAGAGCGCTTCCGCCGCGGCCCCTGGCCCCTCGGCTCCGGCGTCTGGGGCAAGCGCGAGTGGGTCGCCCCGGGCCTCCCCGACGACGCCATCGTCTCCACCGACGAAGGCGGCACCAGCCTCCTCCGCGCCGACCGCCACGGCCGTGCCCTCGGCCTCGACGAGCTGTGGATCAAGCAGTGCGGCACGAGCCACACCGGGTCCTTCAAGGACCTCGGCATGACCGTCCTCGTCTCCGTCGTCAACCAGGCCATCCGCCAGGGTCTCCGTGTCCGCGCCGTCGCTTGCGCCTCCACGGGCGACACCTCCGCGGCCCTTGCCGCCTACGGCGCCGCCGCCGGCCTCCCCGTCGCCGTCTTGCTCCCGCGTGGCAAGGTCTCCACCGCCCAGCTCGTCCAGCCCATCGCCGCGGGCGCCCTGGTCCTCGCCCTCGACACCGACTTCGACGGCTGCATGACCATCGTCCAGCGCCTCGCCGAAGACGGCGTCGTCTACCTCGCCAACTCCATGAACCCCCTGCGCATCGAGGGCCAGAAGACCGTCGCCATCGAGATCGCCCAGCAGCTCGGCTGGAGCGTCCCCGACTGGGTCGTCCTCCCGAGCGGCAACCTCGGCAACGCCTACGCCCTCTACGCCGGCTTCCGCATGCTCAAGGACCTCGGCCTCACCGCTCGCATGCCCCGCCTCGCCGTCGCCCAGGCCGAGCGCGCCGACCCCCTCTACCGCGCCTGGACCGCGGGCCAGCGCGACGTCGCCCCCGTCGTCGCCGGCGAGACCGTCGCCACCGCCATCCGCATCGGCAACCCCGTCAGCGCCCCGCGTGCCATCAAGGCCCTCGACGAGATGGACGGTGTCGTCGAAGCCGCCACCGAGGCCGAGATCTGCGACGCTGCCGCCCGCGCCGACCGCACCGGCCTCTACACCTGCCCGCACACCGCCGTCGCCCTTGCCGCCCTCGAAAAGCTCGAACGCCGCGGCATCGTCCGACGCGGCGACCGCGTCGTCGTCGTCTCCACCGCCAGCGCCCTCAAGTTCACCGAGTTCAAGGTGAAGTACCACGAGCGCGCCTTGCCGGACGTCGAGAGCACCTGGGCCAACCCCCCGGTCCACGTCGCTCCCGACTACCACCGCGTCCTCGACACCCTCGAGCGCCACGCCGCCGCCATGACCTGA
- a CDS encoding ABC transporter ATP-binding protein, producing MASIALRGLKRHFPGAARAALEGLDLEVASGELLVFVGPSGCGKSTALRLVAGLDTPDAGSILLDGRDVSRVPPQERDVAMVFQGYALYPHMTVAENMGFPLKMRGVSREARAKRVEEVAGTLGLAGLLGRRPGELSGGERQRVAMGRAIVRSPKVFLFDEPLSNLDAALRTELRVELAAMVRRLGTTSIYVTHDQVEAMTMGDRIAVMRAGALLQVGAPRVIYEDPEDLFVAGFLGSPAINQVAVRREGDRYVAEGGALSLPAGTLGGEQLVAAVRPEHVRVLRSDEDAEKMACVVRGRVTVAEPLGAETFVYLEAGALRLRARARGFAQVTAGDVVQVGLETGAVLWFDPLSGARVRPVSGA from the coding sequence GTGGCGTCGATCGCGCTGCGGGGGCTCAAGCGGCATTTCCCTGGCGCGGCGCGGGCCGCACTGGAGGGGCTCGATCTGGAGGTGGCGAGCGGGGAGCTGCTCGTCTTCGTCGGGCCTTCGGGGTGCGGGAAATCGACGGCGCTGCGGCTCGTGGCCGGGCTCGACACGCCGGACGCAGGAAGCATCCTGCTCGATGGGCGGGACGTGAGCCGGGTGCCGCCGCAGGAGCGGGACGTGGCCATGGTGTTCCAGGGCTACGCGCTGTACCCGCACATGACGGTGGCGGAGAACATGGGGTTCCCGCTGAAGATGCGGGGCGTGTCGCGTGAGGCGCGGGCGAAGCGGGTGGAGGAGGTGGCGGGGACGCTGGGTCTCGCCGGGCTCCTCGGGCGGCGGCCAGGGGAGCTGTCGGGCGGAGAGCGGCAGCGGGTGGCGATGGGGCGGGCGATCGTGCGGTCGCCGAAGGTGTTCCTGTTCGACGAGCCGCTGTCGAACCTGGACGCGGCGCTGCGCACGGAGCTGCGGGTGGAGCTGGCGGCGATGGTGCGGCGGCTGGGGACGACGTCGATCTACGTGACCCACGATCAGGTGGAGGCGATGACGATGGGGGATCGCATCGCGGTGATGCGCGCCGGGGCGCTGCTCCAGGTGGGGGCGCCGCGGGTGATCTACGAGGATCCGGAAGACCTGTTCGTGGCGGGGTTTCTGGGGTCGCCGGCGATCAACCAGGTGGCGGTGCGGCGCGAGGGGGATCGGTACGTGGCGGAGGGCGGGGCGCTGAGTTTGCCGGCGGGGACGCTCGGGGGCGAGCAGCTCGTCGCGGCGGTGCGGCCGGAGCACGTGCGGGTGCTGAGGTCGGACGAGGATGCTGAGAAGATGGCCTGCGTGGTGCGGGGTCGGGTGACGGTGGCGGAGCCGCTGGGCGCGGAGACGTTCGTGTACCTGGAGGCGGGAGCGCTGCGGCTGCGGGCGCGAGCGCGCGGGTTTGCGCAGGTCACAGCGGGGGATGTGGTGCAGGTCGGCCTGGAGACGGGCGCGGTGCTGTGGTTCGACCCTTTGTCGGGGGCGCGGGTGCGTCCGGTGTCAGGGGCGTGA
- a CDS encoding aminotransferase class III-fold pyridoxal phosphate-dependent enzyme, whose translation MDSTEERANAASPRQVVTDLPGPKARALMARGTFDMQSRYRAVVMDEERSQGCWLADVDGNVFLDLFANFALGALGYNHPALLEVARSHAFAAAAANPTSTPFIATPAWFDFIQAMEQQYAPRGMGRIFCVDAGGEGVEAALKAAFIQHGERQRVAAGRPANPLLLPDEEQQAILQGTRRSDAVVVSFSGAFHGRGLGPLSATHSKVIHKADLPSFPWPVAPFPANRFPRERHEEHNLRLEAEALAELSRILDQHAGKVAAILVEPVQSEGGDRHASPAFFQRVQALAAEAGAAFILDEVQTGMGITGTLWAHEQLALPRPPDLVCFGKKMQMGGFFAAPAHDISQFGRMYQTRNGDRTRAALALATLRTIDAENLLTNVTETGAYFLAQLQGLAERYPDLVTEPRGRGFLLAFDLPTPATRDDFLARCQRQGVFATYTGTRSVRLRPHLITRQAEVDEAVSIFDATLREMTR comes from the coding sequence ATGGACAGCACCGAAGAGCGCGCGAACGCTGCCTCTCCTCGTCAGGTCGTCACCGACCTCCCTGGTCCGAAGGCTCGCGCGCTCATGGCGCGCGGCACCTTCGACATGCAGTCCCGCTACCGGGCCGTCGTCATGGACGAAGAGCGCAGCCAAGGCTGCTGGCTGGCGGATGTGGACGGCAACGTCTTCCTGGACCTCTTCGCCAACTTCGCGCTGGGCGCGCTTGGGTACAATCACCCCGCGCTCTTGGAAGTCGCGCGGAGCCACGCCTTTGCGGCCGCGGCAGCCAACCCTACCTCCACCCCCTTCATCGCCACACCAGCCTGGTTCGATTTCATCCAGGCGATGGAGCAACAGTATGCGCCCCGCGGCATGGGTCGCATCTTCTGCGTCGATGCAGGGGGCGAAGGCGTGGAAGCTGCCCTCAAGGCGGCGTTCATCCAGCATGGCGAGCGGCAGCGCGTGGCAGCAGGGCGCCCAGCGAACCCCCTCTTGCTGCCTGACGAAGAGCAGCAAGCCATCCTCCAGGGAACACGCCGCAGCGACGCCGTCGTCGTCTCGTTTTCGGGTGCCTTCCATGGCCGCGGTCTGGGCCCCCTGTCAGCCACCCACTCCAAGGTCATCCACAAGGCGGACCTCCCCTCGTTTCCCTGGCCCGTGGCTCCCTTCCCTGCGAACCGCTTTCCCAGGGAGCGCCACGAAGAGCACAACCTCCGCCTCGAAGCGGAAGCCCTCGCCGAACTCTCCCGCATCCTCGACCAGCATGCAGGCAAGGTCGCCGCCATCCTCGTCGAACCCGTGCAGTCCGAGGGAGGAGACCGCCACGCGAGCCCAGCGTTCTTCCAGCGCGTCCAGGCCCTCGCAGCCGAAGCGGGTGCCGCGTTCATCCTCGACGAAGTCCAGACCGGCATGGGCATCACGGGCACCCTCTGGGCCCACGAGCAGCTTGCGCTCCCACGCCCCCCGGATCTCGTCTGTTTCGGCAAGAAGATGCAGATGGGAGGCTTCTTCGCCGCCCCGGCCCACGACATCTCCCAGTTCGGTCGCATGTACCAGACCCGCAACGGCGACCGCACCCGCGCAGCACTCGCGCTGGCCACCTTGCGCACCATCGACGCCGAGAACCTGCTCACCAACGTCACCGAAACGGGCGCCTACTTCCTCGCGCAACTCCAGGGACTCGCCGAACGCTACCCTGACCTCGTGACCGAGCCTCGTGGGCGAGGCTTCCTGCTGGCCTTCGATCTACCGACGCCTGCCACGCGAGACGACTTCCTCGCGCGGTGCCAGCGACAGGGCGTCTTCGCCACCTACACGGGCACGCGCTCCGTGCGGCTCCGACCGCACCTCATCACCCGGCAAGCAGAAGTAGACGAAGCCGTGTCCATCTTCGACGCCACGCTCCGAGAGATGACCCGATGA
- a CDS encoding serine/threonine-protein kinase, whose protein sequence is MFCARCHREYDAARFCPYDGAELHDAPQTTLFASRPTRRRGEILGDRYIICGYLGRGAMAKVYLAEDRQNLRPVAIKILEPAHAGAQRTRERFLREAQAAAMIGHPNIVRVFDVGQRSDGSPYLVMEYLFGESLGDWLRRERVMDAELAVPVLRHAANALGAAHRVGIIHRDVKPDNLFLVGQPGDPYAVKVLDFGLAKNTAQAGLTVTGFAVGTVEYMSPEQVVSDLHDQRTDIYALGIVMYRTFTGSLPFARIEDDTDILAQHLLVAPPPPSQVKPELDPRIESVILKAARKHPDNRYPTMDALVEDLDRLASDRPLLADAPLQLTDTYEPRGVFARRATTYFYKRLGMLPRSLQG, encoded by the coding sequence ATGTTCTGCGCGCGCTGTCACCGGGAGTATGACGCGGCCCGCTTCTGCCCCTACGACGGCGCAGAGCTCCACGACGCCCCCCAGACCACCCTCTTCGCCTCGCGCCCCACCCGCCGACGCGGCGAGATCCTCGGCGACCGCTACATCATCTGCGGCTACCTCGGCCGCGGCGCCATGGCCAAGGTCTACCTCGCCGAGGACCGCCAGAACCTCCGCCCCGTCGCCATCAAGATCCTCGAACCCGCTCACGCCGGCGCCCAGCGCACCCGCGAACGCTTCCTTCGCGAAGCCCAGGCCGCCGCCATGATCGGCCACCCCAACATCGTCCGCGTCTTCGACGTCGGCCAGCGCAGCGACGGCAGCCCCTACCTCGTCATGGAGTACCTCTTCGGCGAGTCCCTCGGCGACTGGCTCCGCCGCGAGCGCGTCATGGACGCCGAACTCGCCGTCCCCGTCCTCCGCCACGCCGCCAACGCCCTCGGCGCCGCGCACCGCGTCGGCATCATTCACCGCGACGTCAAGCCCGACAACCTCTTCCTCGTCGGGCAACCTGGCGACCCCTACGCCGTCAAAGTCCTCGACTTCGGCCTCGCCAAGAACACCGCCCAGGCGGGCCTCACCGTCACCGGCTTCGCCGTCGGCACCGTCGAGTACATGTCCCCCGAGCAGGTCGTCAGCGACCTCCACGACCAGCGCACCGACATCTACGCGCTCGGCATCGTCATGTACCGGACCTTCACCGGCAGCCTCCCCTTCGCCCGCATCGAGGACGACACCGACATCCTCGCCCAGCACCTCCTCGTCGCGCCCCCGCCCCCCTCGCAGGTGAAGCCCGAGCTCGACCCCCGCATCGAGTCCGTCATCCTCAAGGCCGCGCGCAAGCACCCCGACAACCGCTACCCCACCATGGACGCCCTCGTCGAAGACCTCGACCGCCTCGCCAGCGATCGCCCCCTCCTCGCCGACGCCCCCCTCCAGCTCACCGACACGTACGAACCCCGGGGCGTCTTCGCCCGCCGCGCGACGACCTATTTCTACAAGCGCCTGGGGATGCTACCCCGTTCCCTCCAGGGCTGA